The Deltaproteobacteria bacterium genome contains the following window.
TACCGCCTCTGCCAGAGGATAGGGGAGGCGAGGGTGGACAGGGAGTCCAAGAAGCAACCTGTTACCATGTGGTTTAAGTTCCTCAATTGGTTGGCCTCCTGGCTCATCTATCGATCCCTTCTGGATCGAGTGGGCTGTTCGCAGCTTCGGACCGTCGCCAGCGGGGGGCATCCCCTAAGCCCCGATGTCATCCGTTTTTTTCGAGCCAATGGGCTGAATTTGAAGCAGGCCTATGGCCTCACCGAGTCCGGGGGGGTCTTTCAGATCCACCCTGATGGAGAGGTTAAACCCGAGACCGTGGGTAAGCCATTGCCCCGCACCGAGGTCAGGATTGCGGAGGATCAGGAGGTGCTGGTGTCGACCCCTTCGAACTTTATGGGGTACTATCAGGACCCAGAGGAGACAGCCGCAACATTGAGGGATGGGTGGCTGCATACAGGGGATGCCGGGTATTTTGATGACGATGGTCAACTGGTGATCATTGGGCGAAAACAGGAGATCATGCGCACCAAAGAAGGGGAGGCCTTTTCCCCGGACTTTATAGAGACTCGGCTCAAATTCAGTCCTTATATCAAGGAGGCGGTGATCTTCGGGGAGGGGATGCCATATATTACGGCCATGATCAATATAGACATGGAAACCGTGGGGGATTGGGCCGAGGATCGGCGGATCCCCTACACTACTTACACCGATCTCTCCCAGCAGCCTCGGGTAGAAGAGCTGATCTGCGGTGAAGTCAAGGAGGTCAGCGAGCGATTGCCCAAACACATGAAGATTCGCAAGATTTTGCTGCTGTACAAACTCCTGGATGCCGATGACCAGGAATTGACTCGGACCGGAAAGGTGCGCAGGACGTTCGTCTATGAGCAATATAAGGACTTGATCGAGGCCATGTACAGAGATCAGGATGAATTAAAGGTGACAGGTCAGGTGCGATATCGGGACGGACACGTGGGCACCATTGAGACCACGGTAAAGATATTAGCTCTCGAATAAGGAGGGACTTGCCCCGATGGAATATTTTATTCAACTCCTGGTTAACGGTTTGTCTATGGGTTTTTTATACGCCCTTTCCGCATTGGGTTTTGTCATGATCTTTAAATCCAGCAGTGTGCTCAATTTTGCCCATGGCGAATTGCTGTCAATAGGTGCCTTCATTTTCCTGGTCCTTGCCGCATGGGCCAAGTTGCCCATCGTGGTCTGCTTTTTGATAACCCTGATGGGGTGCTTTACCCTCGGCTTTATCATCGAGAGGCTCTTCCTGCGTCCCCTCATTGGCGAAGCCCTCATCGAAGTAATCATGCTGACTGTCGGGCTGTCCTTCATGTTCAAGGGTTTGATGCTTTTTGTTTTCGGTGGTAATATATTTGATTATCCAGCATTCCTGCCCGAGGCCCTCTCCATTAAGTGGGGGGCCGTCACTATACCATCAGTATACGTTTCAGCGATCATCATCGGTTTGATCTTCCTGGGGGTATTTGGATTCTTCTTCAAATATTCCTCCCAAGGTATCTACATGCGGTCCGTGGCGGATCACCAGCCTGCTGCCCTCTCTCTGGGGGTTCACGTAAGGAGGGTCTTTGCCCTATCGTGGGCCATTGCCGCTGTAGTGTGCGCCATGAGCGGGATCGTCCTGGGCATAATGCAAGGCATCAATGTTCACGATCTCAGCGCCATGGGCCTTAAGGTCTTCCCAGTGGTCATCCTGGGGGG
Protein-coding sequences here:
- a CDS encoding AMP-binding protein, with the translated sequence MKATKERIDEQQLSSFSEYTFPQILAKQAQRWGSERIAIREKAYGIWEPYTWQDYLNYVKHVALGLLAIGLKRGEHIGIITDNHPEWLFSELAAQSLGAHTLNLYTSSVTKELTFGLNRVQTAYVVSQDQEQTDKLLEAQEELSHVRRVIYIDRTGMRSYRDNPWLLSFAELLELGRELDKQQPKRFEEELWKGKSDDLALMIMTSGTTGVPKFAMLSYKNIIDMGRKWLEASPIGIGDNWISITPPAWIVDQMWGMGVALCGGMVMNFPETPETVVEDLREVGPAIMITSSRFWEDLASKIRVKISDSGLIKRSIYRLCQRIGEARVDRESKKQPVTMWFKFLNWLASWLIYRSLLDRVGCSQLRTVASGGHPLSPDVIRFFRANGLNLKQAYGLTESGGVFQIHPDGEVKPETVGKPLPRTEVRIAEDQEVLVSTPSNFMGYYQDPEETAATLRDGWLHTGDAGYFDDDGQLVIIGRKQEIMRTKEGEAFSPDFIETRLKFSPYIKEAVIFGEGMPYITAMINIDMETVGDWAEDRRIPYTTYTDLSQQPRVEELICGEVKEVSERLPKHMKIRKILLLYKLLDADDQELTRTGKVRRTFVYEQYKDLIEAMYRDQDELKVTGQVRYRDGHVGTIETTVKILALE
- a CDS encoding branched-chain amino acid ABC transporter permease; the protein is MEYFIQLLVNGLSMGFLYALSALGFVMIFKSSSVLNFAHGELLSIGAFIFLVLAAWAKLPIVVCFLITLMGCFTLGFIIERLFLRPLIGEALIEVIMLTVGLSFMFKGLMLFVFGGNIFDYPAFLPEALSIKWGAVTIPSVYVSAIIIGLIFLGVFGFFFKYSSQGIYMRSVADHQPAALSLGVHVRRVFALSWAIAAVVCAMSGIVLGIMQGINVHDLSAMGLKVFPVVILGGLDSIGGAILGGLIIGLLETFTGGYISTSLREVIPYIVLVLILLIKPYGLFGSVEIERV